One window from the genome of Alnus glutinosa chromosome 13, dhAlnGlut1.1, whole genome shotgun sequence encodes:
- the LOC133854553 gene encoding non-specific lipid-transfer protein A-like — translation MPTMIHLARVVLVAIVLLLVSGSAMAAPSCKNVMNEMHPCVPFLTKREDQPSSSCCNGLKYIGSYFHSKRDRQAICVCLKQGAKFPVDNSVVASLPKKCRVSIKLPPFSHSQIDCSTF, via the exons ATGCCAACCATGATTCACCTAGCCAGGGTCGTCTTAGTCGCCATTGTGCTCTTACTGGTTTCTGGTTCAGCCATGGCTGCACCCTCATGCAAAAACGTAATGAATGAAATGCATCCTTGCGTTCCTTTCCTAACAAAAAGGGAGGACCAGCCATCGAGTTCTTGCTGCAATGGTCTCAAGTACATTGGCTCGTACTTTCACTCCAAGAGAGATCGGCAGGCGATATGTGTGTGCCTTAAGCAAGGAGCCAAATTTCCTGTTGATAATTCAGTCGTTGCTTCTCTCCCCAAGAAGTGTCGAGTGTCCATAAAACTGCCACCCTTCTCTCACAGCCAGATTGATTGCTCAAC ATTCTAA